Proteins encoded together in one Scheffersomyces stipitis CBS 6054 chromosome 5, complete sequence window:
- the PTH2 gene encoding Gluconate transport-inducing protein (Gluconate transport-inducing protein similar to camp-independent regulatory protein PAC2), with amino-acid sequence MFIISEFNPQMLSSDDEFEDSNSTTSFNINGSNVVTYRGRIRTLQDALILLEATRLEKLPTINRRLTTIERNKYIKPNTIFVWNETTCGMKRWTDGKLWSASKVYNTHFLMYKQLNKFDKRVDPSGLIKQSFSLITKQNQRLHLIAYFENDGEETPTVLRKKRKLIKLNYSSSSSSEEDNFEVFDDSNSKVAVPSQDAKLKDIVLSTDVYHDNLLFEVPRSRRHRNENGQPQVITPPASTSPAPTQNVTASTLSQPISSTTTASNTSITRVTTQTPLPSSLSTTVVPTASPPREYTYAMKPFTTLPPPPKSISNFRANYSRCDSSTLDVLDKGFSSC; translated from the coding sequence ATGTTTATCATCTCCGAGTTCAACCCTCAGATGTTGTCTTCGGATGATGAATTCGAGGATTCCAACTCGACGacttccttcaacatcAACGGCTCCAACGTTGTCACATACAGAGGAAGAATCAGAACTCTCCAGGATGCTCTCATATTGCTCGAAGCTACTCGCTTGGAGAAGCTCCCCACCATCAACAGAAGACTCACAACTATCGAAAGAAACAAGTACATAAAGCCCAACACCATATTCGTGTGGAATGAAACCACATGCGGTATGAAGAGGTGGACCGACGGAAAGCTCTGGTCGGCCTCCAAAGTGTACAATACTCATTTCCTCATGTACAAacagttgaacaagttcgACAAGAGAGTTGACCCTTCAGGCTTAATTAAACAGTCATTTTCACTCATCACCAAACAAAACCAACGCCTACACTTGATTGCATACTTCGAAAACGACGGCGAGGAAACTCCCACAGTCCttagaaagaagagaaagttgaTCAAGCTCAACTActcttcctcatcttcCTCGGAAGAAGACAACTTTGAAGTGTTTGATGACTCAAACTCCAAGGTAGCTGTCCCTTCGCAGGATGCCAAGCTCAAAGATATCGTTCTCTCTACAGACGTTTACCACGACAACTTATTGTTTGAAGTACCTCGTTCTCGTAGACATCGCAATGAAAACGGTCAGCCTCAAGTTATCACTCCACcagcttcaacttcaccaGCTCCCACACAAAATGTGACTGCATCAACGTTGAGCCAACCTATTTCATCCACTACTACCGCACTGAATACAAGCATTACTCGTGTCACCACACAAACACCATTGCCATCATCTTTGTCGACGACAGTAGTGCCGACTGCATCTCCCCCTCGTGAATACACTTATGCGATGAAGCCATTCACAACATTACCACCACCTCCGAAGTCGATCTCGAACTTCCGTGCAAACTACAGCCGTTGTGACAGCAGCACGTTAGATGTGTTGGACAAGGGCTTTTCCAGTTGCTAG